The Nocardia terpenica nucleotide sequence CGTGGCTGGCGGATGCGGTGCAGCACAACAGCTTCACCGTCAACCCGATGCGGCGGCACGAACTCGTCGCCGCCATCGTGGGCCCGCCCCGCACGCACGGCGTCGCGGTCGATCCCGGCGTGGTGGAGCTCATGGTCACCGCGCTGGAGGGCGAGCGGTGCGGCCTGGCCCGCCCCGCCGCCGAGGCGGGCGCGCTGCCCGCGCTGGCCGCCACCACGCGCGCGCTGTGGGCCGCACACACGGGAAAACGCCTGGACGTCAGCGCCTATCGGCGGATCGGCGGCGTCGCCGGGGTGCTGGGCAGGCACGCCGACAACGTCTGGGAGGCGCTGTCGGACAGCGAACAGCGCGACGCGCGGCAGATCCTGACCGCGCTGGTCACCGTGCACCGGGACGGCAGCATCATCCGCCGCCGCATCGCCGCCGCCGATCTGGACCATCTCGCGGCCCGCACGGTCAACGGCCAGCGGCTCGTCGAGCGCCTGGTGCACGCCCGGCTCGTCACGCGCGAACCCCGGTTCGCCTGCCTGAGCCACGACGCCCTGCTCGACTGGGATCTGTTGCTGGGCTGGATCGCCGACAACCGCGCGGCGCTGCTGTGGCGGCAGCGCATCGAGGACGACGCCGCGGAATGGGAGTCGGCCGGGCGCGATCCGGGCCTGCTGTATCGCAGCGTCCGGCTCACCACGGCCATCAACCACTCCGATCCCACGCTGAGCGTCGTCGCCACGGCGTTCCTGCGCACCTCGGCGCGCGCCGAGCTCGGCGGCGCGCACGACTACCAGGACGTCGGTAGTCGCTGACCGGTACGGGTGCGGCGGGCGACCGCGCGCCGCACCCACCCGAATCGGCCGGTGTCCGCCAGACTGGGACATGTGGCCGACGACACGCCTGCCGATCGGATGCCGCGCTGGCTGCCCCGGGCGCTGCTGCTGGGGTTCGTCCTGCTCGGCGCGTATCAGCTGACCGATTGGGCGGCGCACCGGCTGCTCGGGCTGGCCACCATGCTCATGGTCGCGTTCTTCGTCTCGCTGGCCATGGAACCGGCCGTGGACATATTGGCGGCCCGCGGAATTCACCGCGCGCTGGCGACGGGCGTGGTGTTCGTGCTGCTGTTCGCGGCCGTGGCCGGATTCCTCGCGGCCCTGGTCACGCTGCTGGTGGAGACCGTCAGCAATCTGCTGCGGGAGCTGCCGGGGCTGGTCAACCAGCTCGTGAGCTGGGTGAATCACGCCTTCCACCAGCACTTTACGACCGATCAGCTGCGCGATCGGCTGCTGCACGACTCCAACATCATCAACAACTACGCACAGACGGCCGCCAACAATGTGTGGGGACTGTCGAGCACCATCCTGGGTGGGCTGGCCCAGTTCCTCACCATCGCGCTGTTCAGCATCTACCTCACCGCCGACGGCCCGAAGCTGCGCCGCACGATCTGCTCGCTGCTGCCGCCGCGCCGCCAGGACAGGGTGCTGCACGCCTGGGATCTGGCGATCGGCAAGACCGGCGGCTACCTGTACTCGCGTGCGCTGCTGGCGGTGATCTCCGCCGTGGCGCACGCCGTTTTCCTCGCCATCCTGCACCTGCCCAATGCGCTGGCCCTGGGTGTGTGGTTCGGCGTGGTCGCCTCCTTCGTGCCGACCATCGGCACCTACTTCGCGGGCGTGCTCCCGGTCCTGGTGGCCCTCACCATCCGCCCCGTGGACGTGCTCTGGCTCCTCATCTTCGTAGTCCTCTACCAGTGGTTCCAGGACTACCTCCTGCAACCCCGCATCACCGCCCGCACGGTGAACGTCAACGCCGCCGTAGCCCTGCTCGCCGTCCTGGCAGGCGGCGCCCTCCTGGGCGCGGTAGGCGCCCTCCTGGCCATCCCCGCCACCGCCACCGTCCAAGCCTTCCTCAGCGAATACGTCCCCCGCTACGAGGTCCGCCCCGACCCCCGCATCGAACGCACCTCCCGGCGAAAAGCACACCGGGAGAAGAAGACTCGAACCGCACGCCGGGATGACCAGAGTCGGAGTACAGGACGGGACGACGAGAGCCGGAATGCAGGACGGGACGACAAGGACCGGAGTACAGGCCGGGATGAGACCGACGCACCGGAATGACGATGAGCCGACGCACCGGGACGTGGGCGACACGCCGGGATGACGGTGAACGGCAAGGGGGTCGGGATCGTGGATGGGGTGGGGCGGCGGTGGGGTGGAGCGTAAGGGCTTGTTAAGTGGGTGTGAAGGGTGGGGCGGCATGGTTTGGGGGGCGAGGGGGACCTGCCTCGGAGGGGAGGGTGGGTCGGTCTCGTGGGTGAGGGGGGAGCGCTCGGAATTCGGGTGCAGGGTGGTGCGAATGCGTGCGAGGGTGCACGTATGACATCGAGGTCCGGCATCACCCTGCGCTCGGCCACTCCCGGGGACGTGGACGAGCTGCTGCTCCTGCTCAATGCCAGCTTCGGCTCCTGGAGCGAACCCGGCGAGGACGCGCGGGAATTCGAGGTGTTCCCCGTCGAGGACGCGGTGGTCGCCCTCGACGGCGATCGGATCGTCGGCCACTCCTCCTGGCGCACGCAGACCGTCACGATGCCGGGCGAGCGCCCCGTCGAGGTGTCGACCATCGCGAATGTCGCTGTGGCGCCGACCCATCGGCGGCGCGGCATCCTGCGCGCGATGTACGTCGACCTGCACCGGCGCGCCGAGGCGGCCGGGCTGCCGCTGACCATGTTCACCGCCAGCCAGGGGGCCATCTACGGCCGCTTCGGCTACGGCCCCGCGGTCACCGAGCACAGGGTCGAGATCGATCGCCGCCTCGCCGCGTTCCGGCCGGACGCGCCCGACGCGGGTGGGGCCGAGCTCGCCTCGATTCCCGTGGCGCGCCGGGCGGTTCCGGAGATCTACGACCGCTGGCGGCGGCTGGTTCCGGGCGCGCAGCGGCGGCCCGACGCGTCCTGGCAGTCCCGCTTCGACGACTATCCGCTGGGTCGGCGCGGCGGGAGCGGACTGTTCGCGCTGCTGCACGACGACGGGTACGCGCTGTACCGCTACCACCGCCGCGACACCGGCTCGGTCATCGAGGTGGTGGAGCTGCGGGCGGTCACGCCGGAGGCGCACGCCGCGCTGTGGCGGACGCTGCTGGCCACGGAGCTGTTCGACCGGATCGAGGCGACCCTGCCGCCCGACGACCAACTCCCCTACCTGCTCACCGATCCGCGCCGGGTACGAGTCGTGGACCGCCGCGACGCGCTGTGGCTGCGGGTGATGGACGTGCCCGCGGCGCTGACCGCCCGCACCTACCTCGCCGATCTGGATCTCGTTGTGGCGGTGACGGATCCGTTCCGCGAGGCGGGCGGCACCTTCGCGCTGCGGGTGCGCGACGGCCGCGCCGACTGCGAGCCGACCACCCGCCCCGCCGATATCGAACTGGGCATCGACGTCCTGGGCTCGCTGTACTTCGGCGCGCACCGGGCCCGCGGCTACGCGTCGGCCCAGCGCCTGCGCACCAAGACCCTCGCCGCCGTCCACGCCCTGGACGCCGCCTTCGCCGTCGAACGCGACGCGGAGCTGGGCTGGTTCTACTGATCCCGGCCAAAAGCACGCCGGGAAAACAAGGGACAGCACGCCAGGAAAACAAGGGACAGCACGTAGGGAGAACAAAAGACAGCGGGCCAGGAAGACAACGCGACAACACGCCAGCACAACGAGACAACACGCTAGGACCACAAGAAGACACACCGGGAACGCGGGACAACACGCCGGGACACAAGGGACAGCACGCCGAGAACGCGGGACTGCATGCTGGGACGCAAGGGACAGCGCGCCGGGACGCAAGAGACAGCGCGCCGGGAACGCGGGACAGCGCGCTGGGACGCAAGAGACAGCACGCCGGGACACAAGAGACAGCACGCTGGGAACGCGGGACAGCGCGCTGGGACGCGAGGGACGGCGCGGTGGGAGGTGGGGCGTCTCGGGGTTAGCGGACGGGGATGTGCGCTGGCATGCTGGTGGCGTGATGTTGATCCGGTTCGTGCTGAACGTGTTGTGGCTGGTGTTTGCCGGGTTTTGGATGGCGCTCGGCTACATGCTGGCGGGGGTTGTCTGCTGTGTTCTGATCGTGACCATTCCGTTCGGCATCGCGTCGTTTCGGATCGCGGCGTATGTGCTGTGGCCGTTCGGGCGGACGACGGTGGAGCGGCCGCACGCGGGGGCCGGGTCGCTGATCGGCAATGTCATCTGGGTGATCGTGGCCGGGTGGTGGCTCGCGCTGGGGCACCTGCTGACGAGCATTCCGCTGTTCGTCTCGATCATCGGCATTCCGTTCGGCTATGCCAACATCAAGCTGATCCCGATCTCGCTCATGCCGCTGGGCCGCGAAATCGTGGCCAGCGACCGGGCTTTCGGTCGCTGAGCCGTTATTCGGATTGATCCACAATCTGTTTCATGATCGATACGGCCTGCCGCAGCACCTGTAGTTGATCGATGGTCAAACCGGCCAGTTGCTCGGTCATCCATGCCTCGCGGGCATTGTTCTCGTCCTCCACCAGGGCACGCCCGCCGGGCGACAGCGAAACGATGATCTGACGGCCGTCGGTGGGATGCGGATTCCGTTCCACCAGTTGCAGTTCCGTCAGCGAGGCGATGACCCGGGTCATCGACGGCGGCTGCACGCGCTCCTTGGCGGCCAGGGCGCCCGGCGTCATCGCGCCTTCACGATTCAACGTTGCCAGCGCCGACAGTTGTGTCAGCGAAATCTGGGCATCGGCACGGCGGCCTCGCAGATGGCGAGTCAAGCGCACCACCGCCAGGGAGAGGTCGGCGGCGAGTCCGCGTATGTCGGAAGACGTTGTCACAGAGGCAAACGATACGGGACACGCCGCGCCGAAGACGGACGTTCCCGCCGCTATCGTGGAGGGGTGACCCCGAACGTCCCGCAGCTTCCGCCGCGCCTGACCGACCCCCGTCCGGTGCTGGCGGTCGGCGTCGCGCTGTGGGCGATCGCCACGATCGTGGTCTGGCTGACCGACACCTGGGCCCCCGCGCGGCCGATCTGCCTGATGGGGCTGGCGGTCGGGCTGCTCGCGTACGGCATCTTCGCGCTGCAGCGGCGCTCGGCGCGGCGCGGTGACAAGGGCGCGCAGAAAGGGCTGTAACGCCCGCGTACACCGATCTTCGCGATACGTCCGATCACACGATCTTGCCGACTTTTACGGCGAGCGAATTGACTGATCGCGCAGTTCCCGCTTAACTGCGTTGGGTGTCCTCCCGATTGAGCGTCGAAGAACGCAGAGCCCACCTTATCGAGGCGGCAATCGGCCTTGCCGAGAAAAAGGGCGTAGCCGGGGTAACCACCCGCGATGTGGCTCAGGCAGCTGGTGTTTCGCTCGGTGTGGTGCATTACTGTTTCGAAAACAAGGACGCGCTGATGACCGAACTGGTCAAGGCGCTATCGATGGAATTACGCGATTCTGTCGAGACCAACGAAACGGTCTGGCAGGACGTCGGAAGTGGAAAAGAATCGCTTCAAAATTTGATACGGGCGAGCCTCGAACTACTCTGGCTGAACATCGAAGCAACGCCGGAGCGGCAGCTGCTCACCTACGAAACCACGACCTACGCACTGCGGGAAAGTGAACAGACCCCGGCGAAACTCGCCATCGCCCGGGAGCAGTACACCTTCAACGACTCCACCGTCGCCGACGTCCTCGAACACGCCCGGGACGCCACCGGCACCGAATGGCGAGTCCCGGTGCGGACGCTCAGCCGCTTCACGCTGTCGGTCATCGACGGCATCGTGTTGCGCTGGCTGGTCGACGACGACAGCGCCGCGGTCCGCGGCCAGCTGGACGTGCTGGCGGAGATGATCGCCTCGTACGCCAACTAGCGCCCGGGTCTTCGGGTTTCAGGACTCGGCCGGTTCTCCGGGGTGCCGCCGCACGTGCGTGGTCGTGCCGTCGCGCCACAGCGGGACCTCGACGGTGGCCTCGTAGGCGCCGGTGAGGCGGACCCGGAGCCGGTCGTGCACGACGAGTTCGCCGTCCGGTACCGGAAACCCGGGCTGCAGGCGCAGCAGCACACCCAGCGGTTCGGCCGCCCATGTGGTCGGGCGGCCGGCGCCGAGCACCTCGGCGTGCACCGCCTCGGACACCAGGGGCACGTCGAGCAGGGTGGCCAGCGCGGCGGCGGTCTCGGTGGCGCCGACCACCAGCCGCTCCGGCGGCACCGCCAGGCCGTACCAGGGGTGGTCGAGCACCAGCGCGTCCGCCGGATCGATCGTGGCGCCGGACAGCGCGCGCACCCGGTCGGGCAGGCCGAGGCCGTCCAGATCCAGGCGGTCGGCGGCGGCCGCCAGGCGGGCGTGCACGCGGGTGATCGCCTCGGGCGACGGCGTTTTCGCCGGATCGGCGAGGGCGGCCAGCACCGCGGCGGCCAGCTCCTGGGTGATCGTGTCCGGATCGGCCAGCACGGCGCGCAGCGCGGCCGGGTCGTCGACGGCCGTCAATTCCGGGAGCAGACCGGCGAATACGGGGTCGCCGGGCGCGCGGAACAGGCCCAGCGGGGTGCCCGCGATGCGCGCGTGCCGACGCAGCCACCACGCGGTGTAGCCGTCGCGGTCGGCGAGCAGGCGGCGGGTGGCCGGGTCGGACAGCAACAGCCGCAACGCCTCCGGCCACGCGGACTCGTCGACCAGGTCCAGGTCGCGGACGGCGGCCAGCTCCGGCGGATCCTCCGCGAGCCCCTCCCACCACGACTCCTCGTCGTCGAGATTGTGGTCGGGTCCGGTCGGATCGCTCTCGGTGACAAGGGAAAAGCCCCAGCCGACGCCGATCGTGCGCAGGGGCGCGACGCCGTAGCCCTCGACGACGGCGGAATCGACGGTGCCGAGCGGGGAATCGGCGACCAGCAGGCGGGCCAGCGGCGCGCCGGGCAGCAGCAGTTCGTCGGCGGGCAGGGATTCGCCGGTGTCGGCGGGCAATTCGAGCCGCCCGATCCAGGACGGCAGCGGCGCGCCGTCGGGCAGCAGGGCGGCCAGCCGCAGGACGGCGTCGACGGTGTCCGCGTCGCCCGGGTCGTGTTCCAGTTCGGCGGCCAGCGCGGGATCGTGCAGCAGGTCCTCGGCGGTGGCCGGGCGCGCGCCGAGCCGACTCAGCAAGGGGTGCACGGCCTCCGGATGAGCCAGCCGCGCCCAGCCCACCGGGATGGGGTCGTCGAGCCGGTCGTCGAGCACCACGGTGCGGGGGCCGGTGACCAGGCGGCCGTCGGCCAGCGGGACCGCGAGCGCGCCCAGTTCCTCGGCGGCCAGCGGGTCCACCACGAACGGTTCCAGGGCGTCGTAGAGCGAATACCACCAGTGCGGTGGGCGTTCCAGGCCGATGGACAGTTCGGCGATCCGGGCCAGGCCGATGCGATGCACGTCCAGCACCGCCAGGACGTCGGCGGCGGCGCGGCCGGACAGGTCCGCGATCACCAGGGGGCCGATGAGGTCGGCGAGCAGCGCGGTCAATGTCTCGGTGGCGCCGGTGAATACGCTCGATCGCTGCGGCGCGGCGGTGGTCTCCCGGGTGTCGGCGGTCGGCACGACCGGCAGCCAGGCGGCGGCGCGCAGCTCGGCGACCAGGGCCTCGCGCAGCAGGCCGTCCATCTCGCTGCGGGCGAAGCCGGGGGTGGGGACCAGGACCAGGCGGTCGGAGGGCGGCAGGGCGCGGGCGAAATCGGCGTAGCCCTCGGCCAATTCGGCGATGCGGCCGCCGGGGAGCAGGCGGCGGCGGTCGGGCTGCATGGGAATGTCGGCGATCAGCAGCGCCGGGAGCGACAGTTCCTCGTCGGAGCGGGTCGGGGCGCGCAGGACGTCCGGCTCGGCGGCGTGCGGGCGGCCGTCGCGGACCGGCAGCAGCCAGCGGGCGCGGCCGGTGTCGAACTGCCACCAGATCCGCTCGTCCCGCACCGGGCCGGTGAGCCGCAGTTCCCGCAGGCCGTTGCCGAGATCGGTGACGGCGCTGACGATCTCGTCGTCGCCGACCCGGATCGACCGCAGCGCGGGCAGTTCCAGCAGCAGGTCGGCCGCCTCGGCGCGCATGGCCGCCAGCAGGGCCGCGGGGTCGACGCCGTCGTGCAGGTGGACGACGATCTCGCTGTCGAAACCGTCGGCGGGGGCGGTGGCCAGCGGCCAGACCAGGCGCAGCGCGGGCGGGGTGAACTCCGGAACGCCCCCGGGCAGATGGATGCCGTTGTCGCCCAGCGCCTTCCGGGTGTCGGCGCGGGAGAAGCGGAGCGAGCCGGTGCGGGAACGGAATTCGATCTCGTCACCGGCGGTCAGGACCGCGGTGAAGCCGACGCCGAAGCGGCCGACGCTCGCCTCGCCGCCGGACTTGGCGGAGGCGCGCAGCGCGGTCAGCGCGTGCACGCCCGTAATGTCCAGCGGCACACCGGTATTCGCGACGTGCAGGGACCGGCCCGCCAAGCCGACGACCAGTCGCCCCGGGACCCCGGCCTTGGCCGCGGCGTCGGCGGCGTTCTGCGCCAACTCGGTGAGCAGCCGATCCCGATACCCGGCCCGCACCAGGTCGGCCTCGGTGGCGGCGTCCTCGCGCAGCCGGGTCGGCGAATCCCGCCATGCGGCCAGCACTCCCGCCCGCAGCGCGGCGGTCTGGAACGGATCGCTCATCTCGTCCACGCCGCGCTCGGCACCGACGCTCAGAGCGCCTCCGATGCCCCGGACGCCCCCGCCTCGCCCCGCTGCACCCGCACCGCCGACACCGCCCAGGCATCGCTGTACTGCGCGGGAGAATCATCGGGGTCCGCCGCACTGGGCGAAGTATCGGAAGACGTATCGGCCGCCGAAACCTCCGCTGCCGCACCCGAATCGGCCTCGGCGGAAACCGACACATCGTCGGTCGGCGCAGCAGCGTCAAAGGCGGTGGATGAGGCATCCGCTGCCCCATCGCCGCCACCGGCGATCTCCGGCGTGTCATCCGGTTCCGTGGTCTCGGCGACTACGCCGTCGCTCGCCTGCGCGGCGGATGCGTCGTCGCTCGCCTGCCCGGCGACTGCGTCATCGCTCGCCCGCCCGGCGACTACGTCATCGCCCGCCTGCGCGGCGGATGCGTCGGCATTCGCCTGTGTATCAAGCGATTCGGTGGGGACGAGTTCCACGGCCGAGTCGTCGTAGGCCTCGTACTGGGGGGAGCCGGTGCCGCCGGGGACGACCGTGTCGGAGTGGGCGCCACAGCCGTATTCGGCGTGCACCACGTGACCGTCGGCGCCCATGGCATTGGCGCAGACACCGAAACCGGCGCGCAGGGAGCCCGCGAGGGGGACGAAGAAGCCGCACACACCGCAGGTGGAGGGGGCGGAGCGGGCCATGTCGGTGTCGGGACCGTATTCGGTGAACCAGCGCTCGGCGGCCTCGGCACGACCCTGAAGGCTGAGCACCCGGCTGCGGCCCAGGCCGATCTCCTCGGCGACCTCGTCGACCACCGGGTCGCCGGTGGCGATGTAGCCGGGCACCAGGCGCGGATCGTTCGGCGGCGGCGCGAGCAGGTCGCCCGGGGCCAGGTCGCCGGGGCGGACCCGCTGGTCCCACGGCACGAATTCGGGCGCGACCAGGGCCGTCGGGCCCGGCAGCAGCGCCGACTCGCTGACCGTCGCGTACTCGGCCTCCGGTGGGGCCGCCACCACGACCGCCCACTGCCAGCCGCGATACCCGGGCAGGGTGGCCTCGAAGTGGTGGGTGGCGGCGTGGTCGTCCTCGGCGGTGACGCCGAGATGCTCGCCCACGCCCGTCGGCTGCAACTCCAGGAGCGCACGGCGGGCCAGGCCGACCGCCTCCGCCAGGATCGGTCGCACGCCGGGGTCCGAAACAGATACTGCGCTCACGCCTTACATTTTGCCGTATGGAGAGCGAACGGCGTGCGTGGGCTGTGCGAGGGCTGATCTTGCTGGCCGGGGCGGTATTGGCCGCGGCGGGCGCGGCCGCCGTCACCGGGTGCGACCGGCCCGATGACACCCCGCGCGAACGGGTCGAGGTGATCGGCGCCCGCCCGCACGACCGCGCCGCCTTCACCGAGGGGCTCGAGGTGGACGGCACCGTCCTCTACGAGGGCACCGGCCTGGTCGGCGAGTCTTTCGTGCGCGCCACCGAGCTGGCCACCGGGGCGCAGCTGGCCCGCGTCGACCTGCCCGCTCCCCTGTTCGGCGAGGGCATCGCCCGGGCGGGTGACATCCTGTGGGAGCTCACCTGGAAGGACGGCACGGCCATCGCCCGCGACCCGCGCACGCTGGCCGAACGCGGGCGGGCCTCCTACCGGGGGGAGGGCTGGGGCCTGTGCACGCGCGGCGCCCGGCTGGTCATGAGCAACGGCACCGACACCCTGACCTTCCACGACCCGGTCACCTTCGCGCCGACCGGTTCGGTCCGGCTCACCTCGCACCACGGCGCGCGGCTCAACGAACTGGACTGCGCCGCAGACGGTTCGGTGTACGCCAATGTGTGGCCCACCGACCACATCCTGCGCATCGATCCGGATACCGGCGCGGTCCGCGCCGACATCGACGCGAGCGGCCTGCTCACCCCCGCCGAGCGCGCCGGTACCGATGTCCTCAACGGCATCGCCGAACTGCCCGGCACCGATCACTTCCTCATCACCGGGAAGAACTGGCCGACGATGTTCGAGGTGCGTTTCGTCCCGGCGTGACAGGCAATCCGACAGCGAGGCGGGCAACACAGCCCGGCCTGTGTCGGACCGTCTACCGCGTGCGGGAGAATCGGAATCGTGACTGCTTCTCGTGATCCCTCCGGAACCGATCCTGGTCGGTGGGATGCCGAGCAGCCTGCGCGCCACCCCGGATACGACCGGTACCCGCCGCCGAACACCGCCTCGCAGCGCGCGCTGCCGCCCCGGCGCGGGGAACAGGACGTGCCCGAATTCGTGACCAGGCGACTGGCCTCCGGTGAGCCGCCGCGCGCGCTGCCACCGGTCGACGCGCCGCCGCCGACCCGCGAGATCCCGGTCGAGGAGGAGCCCACCGAGGCCACCGGCCGCCGGACCCCGCGCAAGCTGACGGTCACCCGCGTGGTGGCGATGCGCAGCATCGAGCTGACCGAGAAGGGCTTCCAGACCTTCCAGCGCGCGGCGAAGGCCGACGGCGCCGACGAATCCGGGCTCACCGCACTGGTGTACGCGACGATGGCGAACTTCGCCCTCGACGCCGCCATCGCCGTCGCCCTGGCCAATACGCTGTTCTTCAGCGCCGCCACCGCCGAATCCAAGTCGAAGGTGGCGCTGTACCTGCTCATCACCATCGCGCCGTTCGCGGTGATCGCGCCGCTGATCGGCCCGCTGCTGGACCGGTTGCAGCGCGGCCGCCGACTGGCGCTGGCGGGGTCGTTCGCGGCCCGCACGGTGATCGCGATCCTGCTGATCTTCAATGTGCACGGCTGGGCGCTGTATCCGCTCGCGCTGTGCATGATGATCCTCAGCAAATCGTTCGCGGTATTGAAGAGCGCGGTGACGCCGCGCGTGCTGCCACCCGGAATAGACCTGGTCCGCACCAACTCCCGGCTCACGGTCTTCGGCCTGGTCGGCGGCACCCTGGGCGCGGGCGGCCTGGCGGGATTGGCGGCGGCGGCAGCCGGGTCGGCGGGCGCGCTGGTGTTCGCCGCGCTGATCGCCGTCGCCGGAACCTATCTCAGCCTGCGCATCCCGTCCTGGGTGGAGGTCACCGAGGGCGAGGTCCCGGCCACCCTCGGCTATCACGGCAGCGACGCCCGCACCGAGATCCTGGACGGCGAACAGGCCGGAACCGTCAAGCCGGGTCGCCGCCGGCAGCCGCTGGGCCGCTCGGTGGTGACCGGGTTGTGGGGCAACAGCTCGATCCGGGTGCTGACCGGATTCCTCACCTTCTATGCCGCCTTCGTCGCCAAATCCACCGAGCACCGGCCGGTGCAGCAGGCCGCCATGCTGGGCGTCGTGGGGGCGGCCGCGGCGATCGGCAACTTCGTCGGCAATGCCACCGGGGCCCGGCTGAAGCTGGGCCGCCCGGCGCTGATCGTGGTCGGCTGCACCGCGGCCTGCACCGCGGTCGCGCTGTTCGCCACGTTCGCGGACAGCCTGCTGGGCGCGGCGCTGGCCACCCTGGTCGGCGCGGGTGCCAGCGCCCTGGCCAAGGTGTCACTGGACGCCTCCATCCAGGACGACCTGCCGCCGGAATCGATCGCCTCCGGTTTCGGCCGTTCGGAGACGGTGTTGCAGCTGTCGTGGGTGATCGGCGGCGCGGGCGGCGTGCTGCTGCCGACCGTGTACTGGAAGGGCTTCGCGGTGGTCACCGCGGTGCTGGCGCTCGGACTGGTGCAGACCGTGGTGAGCTACCGTGGTCATTCGCTGCTGCCCGGCCTGGGCGGCAACCGACCGCAGCACGCGAAGCAGGAGGTCCCCGGCGGGCTGCCGCACGACGGCCCGGCCCCGGACGATCCCACCCCCCGAGCGACAGGAAATGCGCCCCAGTGAGCGAGCTTTCGAG carries:
- a CDS encoding YccF domain-containing protein — its product is MRFVLNVLWLVFAGFWMALGYMLAGVVCCVLIVTIPFGIASFRIAAYVLWPFGRTTVERPHAGAGSLIGNVIWVIVAGWWLALGHLLTSIPLFVSIIGIPFGYANIKLIPISLMPLGREIVASDRAFGR
- a CDS encoding MarR family winged helix-turn-helix transcriptional regulator; its protein translation is MTTSSDIRGLAADLSLAVVRLTRHLRGRRADAQISLTQLSALATLNREGAMTPGALAAKERVQPPSMTRVIASLTELQLVERNPHPTDGRQIIVSLSPGGRALVEDENNAREAWMTEQLAGLTIDQLQVLRQAVSIMKQIVDQSE
- a CDS encoding glutaminyl-peptide cyclotransferase, with the translated sequence MESERRAWAVRGLILLAGAVLAAAGAAAVTGCDRPDDTPRERVEVIGARPHDRAAFTEGLEVDGTVLYEGTGLVGESFVRATELATGAQLARVDLPAPLFGEGIARAGDILWELTWKDGTAIARDPRTLAERGRASYRGEGWGLCTRGARLVMSNGTDTLTFHDPVTFAPTGSVRLTSHHGARLNELDCAADGSVYANVWPTDHILRIDPDTGAVRADIDASGLLTPAERAGTDVLNGIAELPGTDHFLITGKNWPTMFEVRFVPA
- a CDS encoding TetR/AcrR family transcriptional regulator, translated to MSVEERRAHLIEAAIGLAEKKGVAGVTTRDVAQAAGVSLGVVHYCFENKDALMTELVKALSMELRDSVETNETVWQDVGSGKESLQNLIRASLELLWLNIEATPERQLLTYETTTYALRESEQTPAKLAIAREQYTFNDSTVADVLEHARDATGTEWRVPVRTLSRFTLSVIDGIVLRWLVDDDSAAVRGQLDVLAEMIASYAN
- a CDS encoding DUF2530 domain-containing protein, producing the protein MTPNVPQLPPRLTDPRPVLAVGVALWAIATIVVWLTDTWAPARPICLMGLAVGLLAYGIFALQRRSARRGDKGAQKGL
- a CDS encoding AI-2E family transporter, whose protein sequence is MADDTPADRMPRWLPRALLLGFVLLGAYQLTDWAAHRLLGLATMLMVAFFVSLAMEPAVDILAARGIHRALATGVVFVLLFAAVAGFLAALVTLLVETVSNLLRELPGLVNQLVSWVNHAFHQHFTTDQLRDRLLHDSNIINNYAQTAANNVWGLSSTILGGLAQFLTIALFSIYLTADGPKLRRTICSLLPPRRQDRVLHAWDLAIGKTGGYLYSRALLAVISAVAHAVFLAILHLPNALALGVWFGVVASFVPTIGTYFAGVLPVLVALTIRPVDVLWLLIFVVLYQWFQDYLLQPRITARTVNVNAAVALLAVLAGGALLGAVGALLAIPATATVQAFLSEYVPRYEVRPDPRIERTSRRKAHREKKTRTARRDDQSRSTGRDDESRNAGRDDKDRSTGRDETDAPE
- a CDS encoding GNAT family N-acetyltransferase, encoding MTSRSGITLRSATPGDVDELLLLLNASFGSWSEPGEDAREFEVFPVEDAVVALDGDRIVGHSSWRTQTVTMPGERPVEVSTIANVAVAPTHRRRGILRAMYVDLHRRAEAAGLPLTMFTASQGAIYGRFGYGPAVTEHRVEIDRRLAAFRPDAPDAGGAELASIPVARRAVPEIYDRWRRLVPGAQRRPDASWQSRFDDYPLGRRGGSGLFALLHDDGYALYRYHRRDTGSVIEVVELRAVTPEAHAALWRTLLATELFDRIEATLPPDDQLPYLLTDPRRVRVVDRRDALWLRVMDVPAALTARTYLADLDLVVAVTDPFREAGGTFALRVRDGRADCEPTTRPADIELGIDVLGSLYFGAHRARGYASAQRLRTKTLAAVHALDAAFAVERDAELGWFY
- a CDS encoding sacsin N-terminal ATP-binding-like domain-containing protein, whose product is MSDPFQTAALRAGVLAAWRDSPTRLREDAATEADLVRAGYRDRLLTELAQNAADAAAKAGVPGRLVVGLAGRSLHVANTGVPLDITGVHALTALRASAKSGGEASVGRFGVGFTAVLTAGDEIEFRSRTGSLRFSRADTRKALGDNGIHLPGGVPEFTPPALRLVWPLATAPADGFDSEIVVHLHDGVDPAALLAAMRAEAADLLLELPALRSIRVGDDEIVSAVTDLGNGLRELRLTGPVRDERIWWQFDTGRARWLLPVRDGRPHAAEPDVLRAPTRSDEELSLPALLIADIPMQPDRRRLLPGGRIAELAEGYADFARALPPSDRLVLVPTPGFARSEMDGLLREALVAELRAAAWLPVVPTADTRETTAAPQRSSVFTGATETLTALLADLIGPLVIADLSGRAAADVLAVLDVHRIGLARIAELSIGLERPPHWWYSLYDALEPFVVDPLAAEELGALAVPLADGRLVTGPRTVVLDDRLDDPIPVGWARLAHPEAVHPLLSRLGARPATAEDLLHDPALAAELEHDPGDADTVDAVLRLAALLPDGAPLPSWIGRLELPADTGESLPADELLLPGAPLARLLVADSPLGTVDSAVVEGYGVAPLRTIGVGWGFSLVTESDPTGPDHNLDDEESWWEGLAEDPPELAAVRDLDLVDESAWPEALRLLLSDPATRRLLADRDGYTAWWLRRHARIAGTPLGLFRAPGDPVFAGLLPELTAVDDPAALRAVLADPDTITQELAAAVLAALADPAKTPSPEAITRVHARLAAAADRLDLDGLGLPDRVRALSGATIDPADALVLDHPWYGLAVPPERLVVGATETAAALATLLDVPLVSEAVHAEVLGAGRPTTWAAEPLGVLLRLQPGFPVPDGELVVHDRLRVRLTGAYEATVEVPLWRDGTTTHVRRHPGEPAES